A window from Amblyomma americanum isolate KBUSLIRL-KWMA chromosome 7, ASM5285725v1, whole genome shotgun sequence encodes these proteins:
- the LOC144099007 gene encoding uncharacterized protein LOC144099007 isoform X2: MNVYVLVSLAIVFLTTVVENALATTCTREVFDITQYFTCPGPLDMPTERYCCGTKKFRYCCDLNNYSDAIKSVGVIIGVIIVIIIALVVVVIVSCFCCSCCLLARRRQQRGRVIGGGQAATAAPAAQPMMQPSVTPYPQQPYPQQPASYPVQPAPMGPAMPAPGFGYYASPYGNPPPYTDNVMPVQQPPPMQQPPYNPSYQAK, from the exons ATGAACGTCTACGTTCTCGTGAGCCTGGCCATTGTCTTTCTGACAACAGTCGTTGAGAATG CTCTTGCCACAACATGCACACGAGAGGTGTTCGACATCACGCAGTACTTCACTTGTCCTGGACCCCTGGACATGCCCACAGAGCGCTACTGCTGTGGCACCAAGAAGTTCCGCTATTGCTGTGACCTGAACAACTACTCAGACGCCAT CAAGTCCGTAGGAGTGATCATAGGTGTCATCATAGTGATCATCATtgccctggtggtggtggtgattgTGTCCTGCTTCTGCTGTAGCTGTTGCCTGCTGGCCAGGCGGAGACAGCAAAGGGGCCGAGTTATTG GCGGTGGgcaagcagccacggcagctCCGGCGGCACAACCCATGATGCAGCCTTCAGTGACTCCGTACCCTCAACAGCCATACCCGCAGCAGCCGGCCAGCTACCCTGTTCAGCCAGCACCCATGGGACCTGCCATGCCTGCTCCTGGCTTTGGCTACTATGCCTCGCCCTACGGAAACCCACCGCCTTACACGGACAACGTGATGCCCGTGCAGCAGCCACCACCAATGCAGCAACCTCCATACAACCCTAGCTACCAGGCCAAGTGA
- the LOC144099007 gene encoding uncharacterized protein LOC144099007 isoform X1 produces MNVYVLVSLAIVFLTTVVENALATTCTREVFDITQYFTCPGPLDMPTERYCCGTKKFRYCCDLNNYSDAIYNHDYKNKQRNKLLKAIHSPKRIISKSVGVIIGVIIVIIIALVVVVIVSCFCCSCCLLARRRQQRGRVIGGGQAATAAPAAQPMMQPSVTPYPQQPYPQQPASYPVQPAPMGPAMPAPGFGYYASPYGNPPPYTDNVMPVQQPPPMQQPPYNPSYQAK; encoded by the exons ATGAACGTCTACGTTCTCGTGAGCCTGGCCATTGTCTTTCTGACAACAGTCGTTGAGAATG CTCTTGCCACAACATGCACACGAGAGGTGTTCGACATCACGCAGTACTTCACTTGTCCTGGACCCCTGGACATGCCCACAGAGCGCTACTGCTGTGGCACCAAGAAGTTCCGCTATTGCTGTGACCTGAACAACTACTCAGACGCCAT CTACAACCACGACTACAAAAAcaaacagcgaaacaagttgcTTAAAGCCATTCATTCCCCCAAACGGATTATCAG CAAGTCCGTAGGAGTGATCATAGGTGTCATCATAGTGATCATCATtgccctggtggtggtggtgattgTGTCCTGCTTCTGCTGTAGCTGTTGCCTGCTGGCCAGGCGGAGACAGCAAAGGGGCCGAGTTATTG GCGGTGGgcaagcagccacggcagctCCGGCGGCACAACCCATGATGCAGCCTTCAGTGACTCCGTACCCTCAACAGCCATACCCGCAGCAGCCGGCCAGCTACCCTGTTCAGCCAGCACCCATGGGACCTGCCATGCCTGCTCCTGGCTTTGGCTACTATGCCTCGCCCTACGGAAACCCACCGCCTTACACGGACAACGTGATGCCCGTGCAGCAGCCACCACCAATGCAGCAACCTCCATACAACCCTAGCTACCAGGCCAAGTGA